The following are encoded together in the Ignavibacteriales bacterium genome:
- a CDS encoding aminopeptidase — translation MKITKLDKASRIAIQDCMGAKKNEKILIITDTDKYEIGHNIFTNALTLGFETVLVEIKPGKVNGEEPSDEIAELMKKFDIVFCPTTKSLTHTNARREASAKGVRIATFPGITKEVMIRGMNADYKKIAALSIKLKKILEKGKQIRVTAPAGTDISFSIEGRKSYASKGLFHAKGESGNLPTGETFLAPVEGTANGIFVTDGSFAGLGLIKNTNISIKVKNGFATDIKGGAPAKKLIKMLNGVGKDARNIAEFGIGTNDSAKLSGVLLEDEKVMGTIHIALGNNVSMGGSVNVPIHLDGVIKKPTVWMDRKMLMKDGKLLV, via the coding sequence ATGAAAATAACAAAACTTGATAAAGCTTCGCGTATTGCAATACAGGATTGCATGGGCGCCAAAAAGAATGAAAAAATATTAATTATTACCGATACAGATAAATATGAAATCGGTCATAATATTTTTACAAATGCATTAACGCTCGGTTTTGAAACAGTACTTGTAGAGATAAAACCCGGTAAAGTGAATGGCGAAGAACCATCTGACGAAATTGCTGAATTGATGAAAAAATTTGATATAGTTTTTTGCCCAACAACTAAATCATTAACACACACTAATGCGCGAAGAGAAGCATCCGCAAAGGGCGTTCGCATTGCGACGTTTCCGGGAATCACCAAAGAGGTCATGATCCGCGGAATGAATGCTGATTATAAAAAAATTGCTGCTCTATCAATTAAACTTAAAAAAATTCTGGAAAAGGGAAAACAAATCAGAGTGACTGCCCCCGCAGGGACAGATATTTCCTTTTCGATTGAAGGTCGAAAATCTTATGCAAGTAAAGGATTATTTCATGCTAAAGGCGAAAGTGGAAACCTGCCAACAGGTGAAACATTTTTAGCTCCTGTCGAAGGAACTGCAAATGGAATATTTGTTACAGATGGCTCATTTGCAGGGTTGGGTTTAATTAAAAATACTAACATAAGTATTAAAGTAAAAAACGGTTTTGCGACCGATATTAAGGGTGGAGCACCTGCTAAAAAATTAATCAAAATGTTGAACGGAGTTGGGAAGGATGCACGCAACATTGCCGAGTTTGGAATCGGCACAAATGATTCTGCAAAGTTAAGCGGAGTTTTACTTGAGGATGAAAAAGTTATGGGGACGATACATATAGCACTTGGGAATAATGTTTCGATGGGCGGCAGTGTAAATGTTCCAATTCATTTAGACGGAGTGATCAAAAAGCCAACTGTGTGGATGGATCGAAAGATGCTGATGAAGGATGGAAAACTGCTTGTATAG
- a CDS encoding DUF2400 family protein has translation MNLQEKLEYHYLNFDRTKLSPDPLEFPHLFSIDADIELMGFIASVFAYGNIKQINSSLNNILKIVEPSPSEFILDFNKNKAREKLKGIKHRFYSGEDILNLFYLLKIIVKKNGSLKNLFLQYYSEKDSSIKNPLSEFSKEFLSRYEQEAGSPTTGIKFMFPLPEKNSYASG, from the coding sequence ATGAATTTACAGGAAAAACTGGAGTACCATTATCTAAATTTCGATAGGACAAAATTATCTCCCGACCCTTTGGAGTTTCCACACCTTTTTTCTATTGATGCAGATATTGAATTGATGGGATTTATAGCGTCTGTTTTCGCTTACGGAAATATAAAACAAATCAATAGTTCACTTAATAATATTTTAAAAATTGTTGAACCATCGCCGTCAGAATTTATTTTGGACTTCAATAAAAATAAAGCAAGGGAAAAATTAAAAGGGATTAAACATCGTTTTTATTCAGGTGAAGATATTCTAAATCTATTTTATCTTTTAAAAATAATTGTCAAAAAAAACGGTTCACTAAAAAATCTTTTTCTTCAATATTACTCAGAAAAAGATAGCTCAATTAAAAATCCACTCTCAGAATTTTCAAAAGAATTTCTTTCTAGATATGAACAGGAAGCCGGCTCTCCAACAACAGGGATAAAATTTATGTTTCCTCTTCCTGAAAAGAACAGCTATGCAAGCGGATGA
- a CDS encoding PqqD family protein translates to MALSFKERKKILKSTNTLDLTPIRLHSEEEDADGMITVIIPKFKNKFMVTFISPKLKSDQFRIKLDKFGSSVWSKINGKTKVEQIIKDLKQKFGDELNEADERVVKFVFQLYSQGFISFKEIN, encoded by the coding sequence ATGGCATTATCATTTAAAGAACGGAAAAAAATTTTAAAGAGCACAAACACTCTCGATCTTACTCCAATCAGATTGCATTCTGAGGAAGAAGATGCCGATGGTATGATTACAGTGATCATTCCAAAATTTAAGAATAAATTTATGGTAACTTTTATTTCGCCAAAACTTAAGAGTGATCAGTTCCGGATTAAACTTGATAAATTTGGTTCTTCGGTTTGGTCAAAGATAAACGGCAAAACAAAAGTTGAGCAAATAATTAAAGACCTTAAACAAAAATTTGGAGATGAACTTAATGAAGCTGATGAGCGAGTAGTTAAATTTGTATTTCAATTGTATTCACAGGGATTCATTTCATTTAAAGAAATAAACTAA
- a CDS encoding PAS domain S-box protein, producing MNEEKFPYRFLIFFFIAAIAIAISGYLYFQQRKTEIEKQYINQISVIKEIKLSQITTEQRQRIKLIESLISASSANEMFKTIFAAKNMDKVIQEFSLWSEEIKKDFEFYNISLFNKDGSSVYSIVDQHIFSKDFLKEELRELFKTDTSFTSNLYIRNNSNLIQAIASPIFENKKILGFVWVEISFFEYFDQLINLTSNGKGIVEFILAKEDGSSAFYLRNFIENGQNVIRTIPLQKNDRGKLKSSNNNEGFISDILINGSKIFASIKKLPGTDWNLIAKIDEEQVTESTRSVASIAVISVLVLILFSAVITYLVWRRSKISFAKTTKVIKREKDILSERYSSLTKYANDAILTIDSNGKILEANQKASEIYGYTNEEFKNLTFNQFFLVEDLENKKIMNTNFASSGTLLETNHIRKDGSIFPVEISAKYISQEGADILLAIVRDHTERKKLEDELIAAKENAEEMNRLKTYFLSNISHELRTPMSGILGFSEILSSEVENESLREMAALINSNAKRLNETLDSLLDLSILESKKLKLDFYPVALNKIIATCVETFSKDAKDKSLQINYHPSNENLFVRCEPKMLVKLFSNVIDNAIKYSEKGEINIIVKSLNGNCEVNISDEGIGIQPDQLEKIFEPFRQGSEGFTRKFEGTGLGLTITKKFVDILGGILEIKSKPQTGTTVTIRLPFCEEVKSEKLNQEEVQNMGAKNNSESIPNVLLVEDDEASAKYVKLVLAKHYNLEIVNTPQKAISRVKEKSFAAILMDIGLRGDLDGIETALVIRKIESYKKIPIVALTAFALESDKERILKNGCSHFLSKPFKKEELLNLLNRVVD from the coding sequence TTGAACGAAGAAAAATTTCCATATCGTTTTTTGATATTCTTTTTTATTGCCGCAATAGCTATCGCGATTTCGGGGTATTTATATTTTCAACAGCGTAAAACGGAAATCGAAAAGCAATATATCAATCAAATCTCTGTGATTAAGGAAATCAAACTCTCACAGATAACCACAGAGCAAAGGCAGCGCATAAAACTCATCGAATCACTTATCAGTGCAAGTTCTGCCAACGAAATGTTCAAAACAATATTTGCTGCAAAGAATATGGACAAAGTAATCCAGGAATTTTCTCTATGGAGCGAAGAGATTAAAAAGGATTTTGAATTTTATAATATCAGTCTTTTTAATAAAGACGGCAGCTCTGTTTACTCGATCGTTGATCAGCATATATTTAGTAAAGATTTTTTAAAGGAAGAACTGCGTGAGCTATTTAAAACCGATACATCTTTTACATCCAATCTTTACATTAGAAATAATTCGAATCTGATTCAGGCAATTGCATCACCCATTTTTGAAAATAAAAAAATCCTCGGTTTTGTTTGGGTAGAAATATCATTCTTTGAATATTTTGACCAACTGATAAACCTTACGAGCAATGGTAAAGGAATTGTAGAATTTATTTTGGCAAAGGAGGATGGTTCCTCTGCATTTTATTTGAGAAATTTTATTGAGAATGGTCAAAATGTTATTCGAACAATTCCGCTTCAAAAAAATGATAGAGGCAAATTAAAATCGAGTAATAATAATGAAGGTTTCATATCAGATATTTTGATAAACGGAAGCAAAATATTCGCATCAATTAAAAAATTACCGGGCACTGATTGGAATCTAATTGCAAAAATAGACGAGGAGCAAGTAACTGAATCAACAAGATCGGTGGCTTCTATCGCAGTTATTTCAGTTCTGGTATTAATTTTGTTTTCTGCTGTTATAACGTATTTAGTTTGGCGGAGAAGTAAAATTAGCTTTGCCAAAACAACCAAAGTGATCAAACGCGAAAAGGATATTTTAAGTGAGCGATATTCCTCACTAACTAAATATGCAAATGATGCAATACTTACTATTGATTCCAATGGAAAAATTCTGGAAGCCAATCAAAAAGCATCAGAGATATATGGCTACACAAATGAGGAGTTTAAAAATTTAACTTTCAACCAGTTTTTTTTAGTTGAGGATTTGGAAAACAAAAAAATCATGAACACTAATTTCGCTTCAAGCGGTACTTTGTTGGAAACAAATCATATTCGTAAAGACGGTTCTATATTCCCCGTGGAGATCAGTGCAAAATATATTTCGCAGGAGGGGGCAGATATTCTGCTCGCAATTGTACGGGATCATACCGAAAGAAAAAAACTTGAAGACGAACTGATTGCAGCTAAAGAAAATGCTGAAGAAATGAACAGATTAAAAACTTATTTCCTTTCAAACATCAGCCACGAATTAAGAACGCCAATGAGTGGAATTTTAGGGTTCTCCGAAATTCTTTCGAGCGAAGTTGAAAATGAAAGTTTGCGGGAGATGGCTGCCCTGATAAATTCAAATGCAAAAAGACTAAATGAAACTTTAGATTCGCTGCTTGATTTATCAATCCTTGAATCAAAAAAATTAAAACTTGATTTCTATCCGGTTGCTTTAAATAAAATTATTGCTACATGTGTTGAAACATTTTCAAAAGATGCAAAAGATAAATCTCTTCAAATTAATTATCACCCGTCAAATGAAAACCTTTTCGTACGATGCGAGCCGAAAATGCTTGTTAAATTATTCAGCAATGTTATTGATAATGCCATTAAATATTCTGAGAAAGGCGAAATCAATATTATTGTAAAATCATTAAACGGAAATTGTGAAGTTAATATTTCTGATGAGGGAATAGGAATTCAGCCCGATCAACTTGAAAAAATATTTGAGCCATTCAGGCAGGGAAGTGAAGGCTTTACCCGTAAGTTTGAAGGGACTGGATTAGGACTGACTATAACAAAAAAATTTGTTGATATTCTTGGCGGCATACTTGAAATCAAAAGTAAGCCGCAAACCGGAACAACGGTTACGATTCGTTTACCATTTTGTGAGGAAGTGAAATCAGAAAAGTTAAATCAAGAGGAGGTTCAAAATATGGGAGCAAAAAACAACAGCGAAAGTATTCCAAATGTTTTATTGGTAGAAGATGACGAAGCTTCCGCAAAGTACGTAAAATTAGTTCTCGCAAAACATTATAACCTCGAGATTGTAAACACTCCACAAAAAGCTATTTCGCGTGTTAAGGAAAAATCTTTCGCTGCCATTTTGATGGACATAGGATTAAGGGGTGATCTCGACGGAATAGAGACTGCTTTGGTGATTAGAAAAATTGAAAGCTATAAAAAAATTCCTATTGTTGCACTGACGGCTTTCGCATTAGAAAGCGATAAGGAAAGAATTCTAAAAAATGGCTGCTCGCACTTTTTATCTAAACCATTTAAGAAAGAAGAGCTACTTAATCTGCTTAATCGAGTGGTGGATTAG
- a CDS encoding cyclodeaminase/cyclohydrolase family protein produces the protein MLSILMDARRLPNKSPGEKLLRKEAMQSGLKQAVQVPLNTAQKSLEAIKLALIVAELGNPNSITDVGVGAQMAYSGLVGGIYNVLINLKDIEDKDFVNKMNSACSLLKSEAENIYLRLRR, from the coding sequence ATGCTTTCAATTCTTATGGATGCCCGCAGACTTCCAAATAAATCTCCCGGAGAAAAATTATTGCGGAAGGAAGCAATGCAATCAGGCTTAAAGCAAGCAGTTCAAGTACCGCTAAATACGGCACAGAAAAGTTTAGAGGCAATAAAACTGGCTCTGATTGTTGCAGAACTTGGTAATCCAAATTCAATTACAGATGTAGGCGTAGGCGCACAGATGGCTTATTCAGGATTGGTCGGAGGAATTTACAATGTGCTTATAAATTTGAAAGATATTGAAGACAAAGATTTTGTGAATAAGATGAACTCAGCCTGTTCGTTATTGAAAAGTGAAGCGGAAAATATTTATCTAAGGTTGAGGAGGTAG
- a CDS encoding DUF2400 family protein has protein sequence MNLFLRWMVRKDELDFGLWNEIPTNKLIIPVDTHVARICKELKLTSLKNVSWKMAEEITNNLKKFDRLDPVKYDFAICHIGIRKMKF, from the coding sequence ATGAATTTATTCCTTCGCTGGATGGTGCGTAAGGATGAACTCGATTTTGGATTGTGGAATGAAATCCCCACTAATAAACTTATAATTCCTGTTGATACTCACGTAGCCCGAATCTGCAAGGAACTTAAACTGACTTCTCTAAAAAATGTTAGCTGGAAAATGGCCGAAGAAATAACAAACAATCTTAAAAAATTTGATCGTCTTGATCCTGTTAAATATGATTTTGCGATTTGCCATATCGGTATTCGCAAAATGAAATTTTAG
- the ftcD gene encoding glutamate formimidoyltransferase — protein MIEKLIECVPNFSEGRDNNIIKQITDEIEKVEGAKLIDVDPGPDMNRTVVTFIGSPTAVSEAAFNAIKKAAELIDMSKHHGSHPRMGATDVCPFVPVNGVTTEECIELSKAVAKRVGEELGIPVYLYEKSASKPERKNLAFIRQGEYEALPEKLKKPEWKPDFGPSEFNSKAGATVIGVREFLIAYNINLNTREEKYATDIAFELREKGRSARKNSGSPFYFKNDDIIKYNEGEYPCGNEDEFIGKTIEETIKHCAEVHKYDLKELLELNGIDPGKVEGQSVKVPGKFKNCKAIGWMVGKYNRAQISINLTDYKVTSMHNVLEETRRLAAARGIVVTGSEIVGMVPFSALLQSGKYYLKLQSRSAGIPAKDILETAVQSLGLRDVTDFIIEERVLGLPKNSVKDLVEMKLNDFVDEVSRESPAPGGGSIAALAGALGAALSSMVSNLTANKRGSESVDGILNETAEKCQIIKEELLKAIDEDTNAFNSYGCPQTSK, from the coding sequence ATGATAGAAAAACTTATTGAATGCGTCCCAAATTTTTCCGAAGGACGCGATAATAATATTATCAAACAAATCACAGATGAAATCGAAAAAGTTGAAGGTGCCAAACTTATTGATGTTGATCCCGGTCCTGACATGAACCGGACTGTAGTAACATTTATCGGTTCACCAACAGCAGTAAGTGAAGCTGCTTTTAATGCTATCAAAAAAGCAGCAGAGCTGATTGACATGTCAAAACATCATGGTTCACACCCAAGGATGGGGGCGACGGATGTCTGCCCATTTGTTCCTGTCAACGGAGTAACAACGGAAGAGTGTATTGAGTTATCAAAAGCTGTGGCAAAAAGAGTCGGCGAAGAACTTGGAATTCCGGTATATCTTTATGAAAAGTCGGCATCTAAACCGGAAAGGAAAAACCTTGCATTCATCAGGCAGGGGGAATACGAAGCACTGCCGGAAAAATTAAAAAAGCCCGAATGGAAACCTGATTTTGGTCCATCAGAATTTAATTCAAAGGCTGGTGCTACCGTGATTGGCGTTCGCGAATTTTTAATCGCTTATAATATAAATCTTAACACACGAGAAGAAAAATATGCAACTGACATCGCATTCGAATTAAGGGAGAAGGGGAGATCTGCGCGAAAAAATAGCGGCAGTCCATTTTATTTTAAGAATGATGATATAATAAAATATAATGAAGGTGAATATCCGTGCGGCAATGAAGATGAATTTATCGGTAAAACAATTGAAGAAACAATTAAACATTGTGCTGAAGTTCATAAGTATGATTTAAAAGAACTTTTGGAATTAAATGGAATTGATCCCGGCAAGGTGGAGGGTCAATCAGTGAAAGTCCCGGGCAAGTTTAAAAATTGCAAAGCGATTGGATGGATGGTTGGGAAATATAATCGTGCACAAATTTCAATAAACCTCACAGATTATAAAGTGACTTCAATGCATAACGTACTTGAAGAGACTCGCAGACTTGCGGCTGCAAGAGGAATAGTAGTAACGGGAAGTGAGATAGTAGGCATGGTTCCGTTTTCAGCTTTGCTTCAGTCCGGAAAATATTATTTGAAACTGCAATCCAGATCAGCAGGAATTCCCGCGAAAGATATTTTAGAAACGGCGGTTCAATCACTTGGATTAAGAGATGTTACTGATTTTATAATTGAAGAACGCGTGTTGGGTCTTCCTAAAAATTCAGTGAAAGATTTAGTTGAAATGAAACTCAATGATTTTGTTGATGAAGTTTCCCGTGAATCTCCTGCACCGGGAGGGGGATCAATCGCAGCGCTTGCCGGTGCACTTGGCGCAGCGTTATCTTCCATGGTTAGTAATTTGACCGCAAACAAGCGCGGCAGTGAATCCGTTGATGGAATTCTAAATGAGACTGCTGAAAAATGTCAAATTATTAAAGAAGAATTATTAAAAGCGATAGATGAAGATACAAATGCTTTCAATTCTTATGGATGCCCGCAGACTTCCAAATAA
- a CDS encoding MFS transporter, with protein sequence MEETSILKPQPSTLLRWTALLLISLAMMGNYYIYDSISPLADLLKAQLGFSDSNIGLLNAIYSFPNIIMVLIGGLLIDRIGTKTSVLIFTALIMLGSIVTAITGNIWLMSAGRLIFGLGAESMIVAITTIIARWFKGKELSFAFGLNLTVARLGSFLALNSPSWGKSLYEYWQSPLWITVAGGVFAFICVVLYFFLDIYASKNYELPKEGEQDAILLSDILRIKEKSRWYIFSALTAAVIVLSYVNSDNWAIYLIALIVVALILFLKPKSFSTSFWYITALCVTFYSAMFPFQTFAIKFFQEAHGTSREVGGNLSSILTLAAMVFTPLFGLLADKIGKRSLLMMFGSLLIIPVYLMMAYKFGKPDVMGDGDFINLTFSFFDINAAIPIYLILPMAMMGIAFSLVPAVMWPSVALIVDSSKLGTAYGLRTMIQNIGLFGFNLLIGFANDFSGASASNPAGYNIGMWIFSTLGFFGLIFAYLLRRSELGSGGHGLERGMVHEKK encoded by the coding sequence ATGGAAGAAACATCAATTTTAAAACCTCAACCCTCCACATTACTACGATGGACTGCGTTATTGTTAATCAGTTTAGCAATGATGGGCAACTATTATATTTACGATAGCATCAGTCCGCTTGCAGATTTATTAAAAGCTCAACTCGGCTTTTCTGATTCAAACATTGGACTGCTCAATGCAATTTATTCATTCCCGAATATTATCATGGTTCTCATCGGCGGATTGTTGATTGATCGAATCGGCACAAAAACATCAGTACTAATTTTTACAGCATTGATAATGCTCGGTTCAATTGTAACAGCAATAACAGGGAATATCTGGCTGATGTCTGCAGGGAGATTAATTTTCGGACTCGGTGCAGAATCAATGATTGTAGCAATCACAACAATTATTGCACGCTGGTTCAAAGGCAAGGAATTATCTTTTGCCTTTGGATTAAATCTAACCGTTGCAAGATTGGGATCATTCCTCGCACTCAATTCACCAAGTTGGGGAAAAAGTTTATATGAGTATTGGCAATCACCGCTCTGGATAACAGTTGCAGGCGGAGTCTTTGCATTTATTTGTGTAGTACTTTATTTCTTTCTGGATATTTATGCATCCAAAAATTATGAACTTCCAAAAGAAGGTGAACAGGACGCGATTTTACTTTCGGACATTTTAAGAATTAAAGAAAAATCACGCTGGTATATTTTCTCCGCATTAACTGCTGCTGTGATTGTGCTTAGTTATGTGAACAGTGATAACTGGGCAATTTATCTGATTGCATTAATAGTAGTGGCATTAATCCTATTCTTAAAACCAAAATCTTTTTCAACTTCCTTCTGGTATATCACCGCATTGTGTGTAACTTTTTATTCAGCAATGTTTCCGTTTCAAACATTTGCAATTAAATTTTTTCAGGAGGCACACGGAACAAGCAGAGAGGTTGGGGGAAATCTTTCAAGCATTCTTACTCTTGCAGCGATGGTATTTACACCACTGTTTGGTTTGCTTGCTGATAAAATCGGTAAACGTTCTTTGTTGATGATGTTTGGTTCGCTCTTAATTATTCCGGTTTATTTGATGATGGCTTACAAATTTGGGAAACCCGATGTCATGGGTGATGGCGATTTTATAAACCTGACTTTTTCTTTCTTTGATATTAATGCAGCAATTCCAATTTATTTAATTCTGCCAATGGCAATGATGGGAATTGCATTTTCACTTGTTCCTGCAGTTATGTGGCCTTCGGTTGCATTGATAGTTGATTCATCAAAACTTGGTACAGCTTATGGATTGAGGACGATGATTCAAAATATCGGATTGTTTGGATTCAATTTATTAATTGGTTTTGCCAATGATTTCTCGGGTGCAAGCGCCTCCAATCCTGCTGGTTATAATATTGGAATGTGGATTTTTTCAACACTCGGATTTTTTGGATTGATATTTGCTTATCTATTACGGCGATCCGAACTTGGTTCAGGCGGTCATGGACTTGAACGAGGGATGGTTCACGAAAAGAAGTAA
- a CDS encoding aminoacyl-histidine dipeptidase — translation MGSVLGKLKPELVWYHFEEICKYPRPSKKEEKIAGYVVSVGKRLGLQTERDKFGNIVIRKPATPGFENRKAVVLQGHIDMVCEKNRDVEHDFDNDPIYPYIDGDWVKAKGTTLGADNGIGVACALAVLESKDIEHGPLECLFTLDEETGLTGASSLKKGFLKADILINMDSEELGSIFIGCSGGKNTAATFKTKLEKTPKNYSAFEIKVGGLKGGHSGLEIHVGRGNAVKILNRLIWSYSQENNIRLSEINGGNKHNAIPRESFAVVLVPKNDEKKLKKFVTKYNETVKAEFAFPEPDLIVSIEKHPVPEKVMDEKTQKHLVNALYAIPHGVAKMSDDIPGLVETSNNLAVVETVGKNVNIVTSQRSPVKSENEDITNMVTSVFKLAGAEITYGDGYPGWAPDINSDILKVFKTTFNQMYGKEPAVTAIHAGLECGIIKEKYPEMDMISFGPTMFGVHSPDERLQISTVPEFFNQLKTVLKNIPVK, via the coding sequence ATGGGATCTGTATTAGGTAAGTTAAAACCAGAATTGGTTTGGTATCATTTCGAGGAAATTTGTAAGTATCCTCGTCCTTCTAAAAAAGAAGAGAAGATCGCCGGCTATGTTGTTTCCGTCGGCAAAAGATTAGGGCTGCAAACCGAAAGAGATAAATTTGGCAACATTGTTATTCGTAAACCTGCCACACCGGGGTTTGAAAATCGCAAGGCAGTTGTTCTTCAAGGTCACATTGATATGGTTTGTGAAAAGAACAGAGATGTTGAACACGATTTTGATAACGATCCAATCTATCCTTACATTGATGGTGATTGGGTAAAAGCAAAAGGTACAACACTCGGTGCAGATAATGGAATTGGTGTTGCCTGCGCACTTGCAGTTCTCGAATCAAAAGATATTGAGCACGGACCACTGGAGTGTTTATTTACTCTTGATGAAGAAACCGGATTAACCGGTGCGTCAAGTTTGAAGAAAGGATTTTTAAAAGCAGATATTCTTATCAATATGGATTCTGAAGAACTTGGGTCTATATTTATTGGATGTTCCGGTGGAAAAAATACTGCGGCTACTTTTAAAACTAAGTTGGAAAAAACTCCGAAGAATTATTCTGCTTTTGAAATAAAAGTTGGTGGTTTAAAAGGCGGACACTCCGGACTTGAAATTCATGTTGGAAGAGGTAATGCAGTAAAAATTTTGAATAGATTAATTTGGAGCTATTCACAGGAAAATAACATTCGATTATCAGAAATAAACGGCGGTAACAAACACAATGCAATTCCTCGCGAATCATTTGCGGTTGTTCTCGTTCCTAAAAATGATGAAAAGAAATTGAAAAAATTTGTGACAAAGTATAACGAAACTGTAAAAGCTGAATTCGCTTTTCCAGAACCAGATTTAATTGTTTCAATAGAAAAACATCCTGTTCCGGAAAAAGTGATGGATGAAAAAACTCAGAAACATTTAGTAAATGCTCTGTATGCAATTCCTCACGGCGTAGCTAAAATGAGTGATGATATTCCAGGGTTAGTTGAAACTTCAAACAATCTTGCAGTTGTAGAAACGGTCGGAAAGAATGTTAACATCGTTACAAGCCAGCGCAGTCCTGTTAAATCTGAAAATGAAGACATCACTAACATGGTTACTTCAGTCTTCAAACTTGCAGGGGCTGAGATAACTTATGGTGATGGATATCCAGGTTGGGCGCCTGATATTAATTCTGATATTCTTAAAGTTTTCAAAACCACTTTCAATCAGATGTACGGCAAAGAACCGGCAGTAACTGCTATTCACGCCGGACTTGAATGCGGGATTATTAAAGAAAAATATCCTGAGATGGATATGATCTCATTTGGTCCAACAATGTTTGGTGTTCATTCACCTGATGAGAGATTACAAATTTCTACAGTTCCGGAATTTTTTAATCAACTTAAAACTGTATTAAAAAATATTCCGGTTAAATAG